From one Salinibacterium hongtaonis genomic stretch:
- a CDS encoding ABC transporter ATP-binding protein — protein MTETESAVSVRDLRKNYGGFAALDGVSFDIRRGETFALLGPNGAGKSTTIEILEGYRDRTSGTASVLGVDPQNGGVAWKARLGIVLQSSGETGAVTVREQLTHFASFYANPRPVDEVISAVGLEGKESSLIRRLSGGQRRRVDVALGIIGRPELLFLDEPTTGFDPEARRHFWDLIRKLKAEGTTILLTTHYLDEAAQLGDRAGVIAGGKLIDIGPIDEIGGEEARVPVVRWIENGVRREQRTSEPGTFVAALAKGGEPLGLEVIRPSLEDVYLQLVGDHEEAMASA, from the coding sequence ATGACCGAAACAGAAAGTGCCGTGAGCGTGCGGGACCTGCGCAAGAACTATGGGGGCTTCGCCGCGCTCGATGGGGTGAGCTTTGACATCCGCAGGGGTGAGACTTTTGCGCTGCTCGGGCCTAACGGCGCCGGCAAGAGCACCACGATCGAGATTCTCGAGGGCTACCGCGATAGAACCTCCGGCACCGCGAGCGTGCTCGGCGTTGACCCGCAGAACGGCGGAGTCGCCTGGAAGGCGCGCCTCGGCATCGTTCTGCAAAGCTCAGGAGAAACCGGCGCCGTGACGGTGCGCGAGCAGCTCACCCACTTCGCCTCGTTCTATGCGAACCCTCGTCCCGTGGACGAGGTGATCTCAGCGGTTGGTCTTGAGGGCAAAGAGTCCTCTCTCATCCGGCGGCTCTCTGGCGGCCAACGCCGACGGGTCGACGTGGCCCTCGGCATCATTGGTCGCCCAGAACTGCTCTTTCTCGACGAGCCGACAACAGGGTTCGACCCTGAGGCGCGCCGCCACTTTTGGGATCTCATCCGCAAGCTCAAGGCGGAGGGCACGACCATCCTGCTCACAACGCACTACCTCGATGAGGCGGCCCAGCTGGGCGACCGCGCCGGTGTGATCGCGGGCGGCAAACTCATCGACATCGGGCCCATCGACGAGATCGGGGGCGAAGAGGCGCGGGTGCCCGTAGTGCGCTGGATCGAGAACGGGGTGCGCCGAGAACAGCGCACGTCGGAACCGGGAACTTTTGTTGCTGCTCTCGCCAAGGGCGGCGAGCCGCTCGGCCTTGAGGTCATTCGCCCCAGCCTCGAAGACGTTTACCTCCAACTCGTTGGCGACCACGAAGAAGCGATGGCATCGGCATGA
- a CDS encoding MaoC family dehydratase N-terminal domain-containing protein yields MTVNPELQGRVFPPTEPYLVGREKVREFSRAVFATNPINHDPEAARAAGYTDIVAPPTFAVVVQELTLAQLLSEPDAGIDFSRVVHGDQRFTFTRPIVAGDELTATLKVASIKTLGGNAMITAESSIVDADGAHVVTAISTLVVRGEE; encoded by the coding sequence GTGACTGTGAACCCCGAACTGCAGGGCCGGGTATTCCCCCCGACCGAGCCTTATCTGGTGGGTCGCGAAAAGGTGCGCGAGTTCAGCCGTGCCGTCTTCGCCACCAACCCCATCAACCACGACCCCGAGGCCGCTCGCGCTGCCGGATACACCGACATCGTTGCCCCGCCAACGTTCGCCGTCGTCGTGCAAGAGCTCACGCTGGCCCAGCTTCTCTCTGAACCGGATGCTGGCATCGACTTTTCGCGCGTAGTCCACGGCGATCAGAGGTTCACCTTCACGCGGCCCATCGTGGCCGGTGACGAACTCACGGCAACGCTCAAGGTCGCCAGCATCAAGACCCTCGGGGGCAACGCCATGATCACCGCCGAATCGTCCATCGTCGACGCGGACGGCGCTCACGTCGTTACCGCGATTTCGACCCTTGTCGTGAGGGGTGAGGAATGA
- a CDS encoding CGNR zinc finger domain-containing protein, translating to MTTGQWLANLDGTKWFFDSGALSLDFGLAGADVRTQFVTPADLLEWVAERFDSLDRQVLDRDLLDALLLRDAIARSAAAISVGASPTRADVDTINLFAATPDVPPALAGGSRRAGATRVRVSQALSSIARDAVRQFTQHGADRIRSCEADDCNHVFLDESRANNRRWCSMQRCGNRAKVRAHRQRAAAQV from the coding sequence ATGACGACGGGACAGTGGCTGGCAAACCTCGACGGAACCAAGTGGTTCTTTGATTCCGGTGCACTCAGCCTCGACTTTGGGCTTGCCGGTGCGGATGTTCGCACGCAGTTCGTCACGCCGGCCGACCTGCTGGAGTGGGTGGCCGAGCGCTTCGACTCCCTCGACCGCCAGGTACTCGACCGCGACCTGCTCGACGCGCTGCTCTTGCGCGACGCGATCGCCCGCTCCGCCGCCGCGATCAGCGTCGGGGCATCGCCCACCCGTGCAGATGTCGACACGATCAACCTCTTCGCGGCGACCCCGGATGTTCCTCCCGCGCTCGCCGGGGGAAGCCGCCGGGCGGGCGCTACCCGCGTTCGTGTATCGCAAGCCCTCTCGAGTATCGCCCGCGACGCCGTTCGTCAGTTCACGCAGCACGGTGCCGACCGCATCCGTTCGTGCGAGGCAGACGACTGCAACCACGTCTTTCTCGACGAGTCCCGCGCAAACAACCGCCGCTGGTGCTCGATGCAGCGCTGCGGCAACAGGGCCAAGGTTCGCGCGCACCGTCAGCGCGCCGCCGCGCAGGTCTAG
- a CDS encoding ABC transporter permease — MTTTITTPPLPAGRTLKLGLSRIVYETKAYFRQGDAVFFSFLFPLVMLTIFSVAFSETSFGTDADGNDVSAAAFYLPAMLAAGILLSGLQNLALDIATEKGDGTLKRLGGSPLPVVSYFIGKIGQVFVLSILQAALLIAVATLVFGVSLPTESEKWITFAWVFLLGVSTSAILGIALSAVPRTGKSASAVVIPIALVLQFISGVYLSFSMLPEWLQNVASVFPLKWMAQGMRAVFLPEGFETLEQGGTWDLPGVAIVTALWLVFGLIACRLTFRWIRKDS, encoded by the coding sequence ATGACCACAACAATCACAACCCCTCCCCTGCCGGCCGGGCGCACGCTCAAGCTTGGGCTGAGCCGCATCGTCTACGAGACCAAGGCCTATTTTCGCCAGGGCGACGCCGTGTTCTTCAGCTTTCTCTTTCCGCTCGTCATGCTCACGATCTTCTCGGTCGCCTTCAGTGAAACGAGCTTTGGAACGGATGCTGACGGCAACGACGTCAGCGCCGCCGCCTTCTACCTGCCGGCAATGCTCGCGGCGGGCATCCTGCTGAGCGGTTTGCAGAACCTGGCCCTCGATATCGCAACCGAGAAGGGTGACGGAACCCTCAAGCGGCTGGGCGGCTCCCCGCTGCCCGTCGTGAGTTACTTCATCGGCAAGATCGGCCAGGTGTTCGTTCTGAGCATCCTGCAGGCCGCGCTGCTCATCGCCGTCGCCACCCTCGTCTTTGGAGTCTCGCTGCCCACGGAATCTGAGAAGTGGATCACCTTTGCGTGGGTGTTTTTGCTAGGAGTCTCAACGAGCGCGATTCTCGGCATTGCGCTGAGCGCCGTTCCTCGAACCGGCAAGAGCGCATCGGCGGTGGTGATTCCTATCGCCCTCGTGTTGCAGTTCATCTCCGGCGTCTACCTGTCGTTCTCGATGCTGCCGGAATGGTTGCAGAACGTGGCATCCGTGTTCCCCCTCAAGTGGATGGCCCAGGGCATGCGCGCGGTCTTCTTGCCCGAGGGCTTCGAAACCCTTGAACAGGGCGGCACGTGGGATCTGCCCGGGGTGGCGATCGTGACGGCACTCTGGCTCGTGTTCGGCCTCATCGCGTGCCGACTCACCTTTCGCTGGATTCGCAAGGACAGCTAG
- a CDS encoding SDR family oxidoreductase, protein MSRIALIGGHGKVALLLTPLLAGAGHEVSSIIRNPDHAADVTEAGASAVVADIENLTTDEITAILAGHDVVVWSAGAGGGNPARTYAVDRDAAIRSMDAAEQAGVRRYVMVSYFGAGPDHGVPPEHGMFAYAEAKAAADEHLRASTLAWTILGPSALTLDPPTGLIDVTATEATHVGRADVAAVIAAVVERDSTSGRTIQFNAGSTPIAEALDSV, encoded by the coding sequence ATGTCACGAATCGCACTCATCGGCGGCCACGGAAAAGTTGCGCTGCTCCTCACTCCCCTCCTCGCAGGTGCTGGGCACGAGGTCTCGTCGATCATCCGCAACCCCGATCACGCCGCCGACGTAACCGAGGCGGGCGCAAGCGCCGTCGTCGCCGACATCGAGAATCTGACGACGGACGAGATCACCGCCATTCTCGCGGGGCACGATGTTGTGGTCTGGTCGGCCGGCGCGGGCGGCGGAAACCCCGCACGCACCTATGCCGTCGACCGCGATGCCGCCATCCGATCGATGGATGCCGCGGAGCAGGCAGGCGTGCGGCGGTATGTGATGGTGTCGTACTTTGGCGCAGGCCCCGATCACGGTGTTCCACCGGAGCACGGGATGTTCGCCTACGCGGAGGCGAAGGCGGCCGCCGACGAACACCTGCGCGCGAGCACCCTGGCGTGGACAATTCTCGGCCCGAGCGCGCTCACCCTGGACCCGCCGACCGGACTCATCGACGTGACAGCCACCGAGGCGACCCATGTCGGCCGCGCCGACGTTGCCGCCGTCATCGCCGCGGTCGTCGAGCGCGACTCGACCTCTGGCCGCACGATTCAATTCAACGCCGGCAGCACGCCGATCGCCGAAGCACTCGACAGCGTTTAG
- a CDS encoding ABC transporter ATP-binding protein, which translates to MIEFRSVSKRFDDGTLAINDFSLVVPARSTTVLVGSSGCGKTTLLRMINRMIEPTSGTIEIDGESVQGRDPVRLRRSIGYVMQNAGLLPHFTVLGNVATVPRLNGASKSAAGDRALELLDTVGLSRDLADRYPSQLSGGQQQRVGVARGLAADPNVLLMDEPFGAVDPIVRAELQQETIRLQRELDKTVVFVTHDIDEAFLLGDQVVILEKGARIAQVGSPSEIIENPANDFVASFIGIDKGKRAFTVKETPRGAVVVDGAGRTQGVLIEGGDA; encoded by the coding sequence ATGATCGAGTTCCGCTCCGTGTCCAAGCGCTTCGATGACGGCACCTTGGCGATCAACGACTTCAGCCTGGTGGTGCCGGCGCGCAGCACAACAGTGCTGGTGGGGTCATCCGGATGCGGCAAAACCACCCTCCTGCGCATGATCAACCGCATGATCGAGCCGACCTCTGGCACGATCGAGATCGATGGCGAGAGCGTGCAGGGGCGCGACCCGGTTCGCCTGCGCCGCAGCATCGGTTATGTGATGCAGAACGCGGGCCTGCTGCCCCACTTCACGGTGCTGGGCAACGTGGCAACCGTGCCGCGACTCAACGGAGCGAGCAAGAGCGCCGCAGGCGACCGCGCGCTCGAATTGCTCGACACCGTCGGGTTGAGCCGTGACCTGGCCGACCGCTACCCCAGCCAACTCTCGGGCGGGCAGCAGCAGCGCGTGGGAGTAGCGCGGGGCCTGGCCGCCGACCCGAACGTCCTGCTCATGGATGAGCCGTTCGGGGCCGTGGACCCCATCGTGCGAGCGGAGCTCCAGCAGGAGACCATCCGCCTGCAGCGCGAGCTAGACAAGACCGTAGTTTTTGTAACGCACGATATCGACGAGGCGTTTCTCCTCGGCGATCAGGTTGTCATCCTGGAGAAGGGTGCCCGCATCGCGCAGGTGGGCAGCCCGAGCGAGATCATCGAGAACCCGGCGAATGATTTTGTCGCCAGCTTTATCGGCATCGATAAGGGCAAGCGGGCATTCACTGTGAAGGAGACGCCGCGCGGCGCCGTAGTCGTCGACGGGGCGGGCCGCACTCAGGGAGTGCTGATCGAGGGGGGCGACGCATGA
- a CDS encoding UDP-N-acetylmuramate dehydrogenase has protein sequence MTAFSELTTTRVGGEARELVHATTVEQLTSAAHDVWDDGENWLVVGGGSNLIVSDDGFEGTAILVRTSGIERIGVEGDDVILRVQAGESWDGFVAQTVAAGLGGVEALSGIPGSVGAAPVQNIGAYGQELSDTLVAIDFLDYLTGETTRIPAADLGLGYRMSAMKQGRRGIVLAVEVRLKRGGLSAPIAYAQLARELGAEAGDTRPVAAVREAVLRLRASKGMVLSESDPDSVSTGSFFTNPIVSARFAATLPADAPRWSLEPEAADTVIPLDRPDLLQQLKPATPTDARVKLSAAWMIERSGITRGFALPGSRAAISTKHTLAIVNTGGATAVEIAELGRYVQTRVMGEFGVLLQPEPVLVGLSL, from the coding sequence GTGACCGCGTTCAGTGAACTCACCACGACCAGGGTCGGCGGCGAGGCACGCGAGCTAGTGCATGCAACGACCGTTGAACAGCTCACCTCGGCCGCGCACGATGTGTGGGACGACGGTGAGAACTGGCTCGTTGTCGGAGGCGGCTCCAATCTGATCGTCTCGGATGACGGCTTCGAAGGCACCGCGATTCTCGTGCGGACCTCGGGCATCGAACGCATCGGCGTCGAGGGTGACGACGTGATTCTGCGGGTGCAGGCGGGGGAGTCGTGGGACGGCTTCGTCGCACAGACGGTCGCTGCTGGCCTCGGCGGCGTCGAGGCCCTCTCCGGCATCCCCGGCTCTGTGGGTGCGGCTCCCGTGCAAAACATCGGCGCCTATGGGCAAGAGCTTTCTGACACCCTCGTCGCCATTGACTTTCTCGACTATTTGACCGGTGAAACGACTCGCATCCCTGCCGCCGATCTCGGCCTTGGCTACCGCATGTCGGCCATGAAGCAGGGGCGTCGCGGCATTGTGCTCGCGGTCGAGGTGCGGCTCAAGCGCGGCGGTCTCAGCGCCCCCATCGCCTATGCGCAGCTCGCGCGCGAACTGGGTGCCGAGGCAGGCGACACGCGGCCCGTTGCTGCTGTGCGTGAGGCTGTTCTGCGATTGCGTGCATCGAAGGGCATGGTGTTGTCGGAATCCGACCCTGACTCGGTAAGCACCGGGTCGTTCTTCACGAACCCCATCGTGAGCGCCAGGTTTGCGGCGACTCTGCCGGCGGATGCTCCGCGCTGGAGCCTCGAGCCAGAGGCTGCGGACACCGTGATCCCGCTCGATCGGCCGGATCTGCTGCAGCAGCTCAAGCCGGCTACCCCCACAGATGCTCGGGTCAAGCTGAGCGCGGCGTGGATGATCGAGCGGTCGGGCATCACGCGCGGCTTCGCCCTCCCCGGTTCCCGCGCGGCGATCTCAACCAAACACACGCTTGCAATCGTCAACACGGGCGGGGCAACCGCCGTCGAGATCGCCGAACTGGGCCGCTATGTGCAGACCAGGGTTATGGGCGAGTTCGGGGTGCTCCTTCAGCCGGAGCCCGTTCTCGTGGGGCTCAGCCTCTAG
- a CDS encoding glycerol-3-phosphate dehydrogenase/oxidase — protein sequence MAEQLKGGRKTVTHSSTLGPDDRAAAIESLKTRELDILVIGGGIVGTGCALDAVTRGLSVGMVEARDWGSGTSSRSSKLVHGGIRYLEQLDFRLVREALIERGLLLQRIAPHLVKPVRFLYPVRNIVERCYVGAGMILYDIFARTGGRPPGVPRHRHYTKRQVQRGIPSLKKDAFAGGIAYYDAQVDDARYVSSLARTASFYGAKVASRVRVEGFVKVGQRVVGVTAHDLESGERFEIRARQVINATGVWTDDTQRMVGERGTFKVRASKGVHLVVPRDRFQSKVGLLLRTEKSVLFVIPWGRHWLIGTTDTKWDLDKAHPAATAADIDYLLDHVNSVLAVPLTRDDVEGVFAGLRPLLAGESDETSKLSREHTVAHTVPGLVVVAGGKWTTYRVMAKDAVDAASAALDGRVPRSTTEEIALLGAEGYQAAWNKRAKIARAFGVHKVRIEHLLNRYGTLTDELLDLIRDDPSLNTPLPGADDYLEAEVVYAASHEGALHLDDVLARRMRVSIEAWDRGVSAAPVAARLMARVHGWDEERIDREVSLYVARVAAERASQEQPDDASADRVRLEAPDYTAR from the coding sequence GTGGCAGAACAGCTCAAGGGCGGGCGCAAGACGGTAACTCACTCGTCAACGCTCGGCCCGGATGATCGCGCGGCGGCAATCGAATCCCTCAAGACCCGCGAGCTCGATATTTTGGTGATCGGCGGCGGCATTGTCGGCACCGGATGCGCGCTCGACGCGGTCACCCGCGGTTTGAGCGTGGGGATGGTCGAGGCGCGGGACTGGGGCTCCGGCACGTCGAGCCGCTCGTCCAAGCTCGTGCATGGCGGGATCCGCTATCTCGAACAGCTCGACTTTCGTCTCGTGCGCGAGGCGCTCATCGAGCGGGGCCTGCTGTTGCAGCGCATCGCCCCTCATCTGGTCAAGCCCGTGCGGTTTCTCTACCCCGTCCGCAACATCGTCGAGCGTTGCTACGTGGGCGCCGGCATGATCTTGTACGACATTTTTGCCCGCACGGGTGGCCGCCCGCCGGGGGTTCCCCGCCACAGGCACTACACGAAACGTCAGGTTCAGCGCGGTATCCCGAGCCTCAAGAAGGATGCTTTCGCCGGCGGAATCGCCTATTACGACGCCCAGGTCGACGACGCCCGCTACGTGTCGAGCCTGGCGCGCACGGCATCCTTCTACGGAGCCAAGGTCGCCAGTCGCGTACGCGTCGAGGGCTTCGTGAAGGTGGGCCAGCGGGTTGTGGGCGTCACCGCGCACGACCTGGAGTCGGGTGAGCGTTTTGAGATCCGCGCCCGTCAGGTGATCAACGCCACCGGCGTGTGGACCGATGACACCCAGCGCATGGTGGGTGAGCGCGGCACGTTCAAGGTTCGCGCTTCGAAGGGCGTCCACCTTGTTGTGCCGAGAGACCGGTTTCAGTCGAAGGTCGGCCTGCTGCTGCGCACGGAGAAGAGTGTGCTGTTCGTGATTCCGTGGGGCCGTCACTGGCTGATCGGTACGACAGATACCAAGTGGGATCTCGACAAGGCCCACCCTGCTGCGACGGCCGCCGATATCGACTACCTGCTCGATCATGTGAACTCGGTGCTTGCGGTTCCCCTCACCCGCGACGACGTGGAGGGGGTGTTCGCGGGGCTGCGTCCGCTGCTGGCGGGGGAGTCGGACGAGACCTCGAAACTCTCGCGTGAACACACGGTTGCGCACACTGTGCCCGGCCTCGTTGTGGTCGCCGGCGGCAAATGGACCACCTACCGGGTGATGGCCAAGGATGCTGTGGACGCGGCATCCGCAGCTCTCGACGGACGGGTGCCGCGGAGCACGACCGAGGAGATCGCCCTACTCGGCGCCGAGGGATACCAGGCCGCGTGGAATAAGCGGGCCAAGATCGCCCGCGCTTTTGGCGTGCACAAGGTGCGCATCGAGCACCTGCTCAACCGCTATGGAACGCTTACGGATGAGCTGCTCGATCTGATCCGTGACGATCCCAGCCTCAATACTCCCTTGCCTGGCGCCGACGACTACCTTGAAGCCGAGGTTGTCTATGCGGCGTCGCACGAGGGCGCCCTGCATTTGGATGATGTGCTCGCCCGACGGATGCGCGTGTCGATAGAGGCGTGGGACCGTGGCGTTTCTGCGGCCCCCGTTGCCGCGAGGCTGATGGCACGGGTGCATGGCTGGGACGAGGAACGCATCGACCGCGAGGTGTCGCTCTACGTTGCCAGGGTCGCGGCGGAGCGGGCGAGTCAGGAACAACCCGACGACGCGTCGGCAGACCGGGTGCGGCTCGAAGCGCCCGATTACACGGCGCGCTAG
- a CDS encoding MaoC family dehydratase, whose translation MSLEVGEIVAEESFPLTRDSLVRYAGASGDFNPIHYRDDVARNVGLPGVLAHGMLTMGAAVQPVVDWLGDPGKVLDYQVRFTRPVVVDPEIGAVITVTAKIGQIDGDQARVDLTVTSSEQTVLGKAQVRVALPQ comes from the coding sequence ATGAGCCTCGAAGTAGGAGAGATTGTCGCCGAGGAGTCGTTCCCGCTGACCCGGGATTCTCTTGTTCGCTACGCCGGAGCATCCGGAGACTTCAACCCCATCCATTACCGCGACGATGTCGCCCGCAATGTGGGGCTGCCGGGCGTTCTTGCCCACGGCATGCTCACGATGGGTGCCGCGGTGCAGCCCGTTGTCGATTGGCTCGGCGACCCCGGCAAAGTGCTCGACTATCAGGTGCGATTCACGCGCCCCGTCGTTGTCGACCCCGAGATCGGTGCCGTCATCACGGTGACCGCCAAGATCGGGCAGATCGACGGCGACCAGGCCCGCGTTGATCTCACGGTGACCTCGTCTGAGCAGACCGTGCTTGGCAAGGCCCAGGTGCGGGTGGCGTTGCCGCAGTGA
- a CDS encoding ABC transporter permease, which produces MNWVLENLDLIGRLSLEHIRLSLVPIVAGLLISVPIGWLAFRFQPARGVILTVTGLLYTIPSLALFVILPPLLGISYLSELNVVIALTIYVIAIMSRSVADGLGSVEPATRQAATAMGYAPWRRFWTVDFPLAGPVILSGLRVAAASTVSLVTIGILIGVESLGYLFTNGYQRRIVPEIFAGVIMVMLIALVIDVMLMLAGRMLLPWARATTESTAPARERMAEAA; this is translated from the coding sequence ATGAATTGGGTGCTCGAAAACCTCGACCTGATCGGCCGATTGTCGCTTGAGCACATTCGCCTGAGCCTCGTTCCCATCGTGGCGGGGCTGCTCATCTCGGTGCCCATCGGCTGGCTCGCGTTTCGCTTTCAACCCGCCCGAGGGGTGATTCTCACCGTGACCGGGCTTCTCTACACGATTCCGTCGCTCGCCCTCTTTGTGATCTTGCCACCCCTTCTCGGCATCAGTTATCTGAGCGAACTCAACGTTGTCATCGCCCTCACGATCTATGTGATCGCCATCATGTCGAGGTCGGTGGCGGATGGCCTTGGCTCCGTAGAGCCTGCGACGCGACAAGCCGCCACCGCCATGGGCTATGCGCCATGGCGCCGCTTTTGGACCGTTGATTTTCCCCTCGCCGGGCCCGTCATCCTCTCGGGTCTCCGCGTCGCCGCGGCAAGCACCGTTAGCCTCGTGACCATCGGCATCCTGATCGGCGTCGAGAGCCTCGGGTACCTGTTTACCAACGGCTATCAGCGGCGCATCGTTCCCGAGATTTTCGCTGGCGTGATCATGGTGATGCTCATCGCTCTGGTCATCGACGTTATGCTCATGCTGGCCGGACGGATGCTGCTGCCATGGGCGCGCGCCACGACGGAATCGACGGCGCCCGCCCGTGAGCGCATGGCGGAGGCCGCATGA
- a CDS encoding SDR family NAD(P)-dependent oxidoreductase — MQTVAGKVVLVTGAAMGMGRLYVERAISEGASSVILWDINEIQLAATVSELAPRGVSLHPFMVDVSQREQIQDAAARVIAQVGTPEVLINNAGVVRSAWFWDQDAERDIDFTMAINALAPMHITREFLPGMIASGRECRILNIASAAGTLSNPKMAVYAGSKWALIGWSDSVRLELVKAGHERVKVTTFAPSYIRTGMFEGARGPVLTPLMEPDFAVKKAWKAMLRGTPMLLLPWSVNLSKVVRGLLPTRAWDVVGGKWFGVYKSMDEFTGRPGA, encoded by the coding sequence ATGCAAACAGTTGCCGGCAAAGTCGTGCTCGTTACCGGAGCCGCCATGGGGATGGGCCGCCTCTACGTGGAACGGGCAATCTCGGAGGGTGCATCCTCCGTCATCCTGTGGGACATCAACGAGATTCAGTTGGCGGCCACCGTCAGTGAGCTGGCTCCCCGGGGAGTGTCGCTGCATCCGTTTATGGTCGATGTCTCACAGCGGGAGCAGATTCAGGATGCTGCGGCGCGCGTAATCGCCCAGGTCGGCACGCCAGAGGTGCTCATCAATAACGCCGGTGTCGTGCGCAGCGCGTGGTTCTGGGATCAGGATGCCGAGCGCGACATCGACTTCACCATGGCGATCAATGCGCTCGCCCCCATGCACATCACGAGGGAGTTTCTGCCGGGGATGATCGCCTCGGGGCGCGAGTGTCGCATCCTGAACATCGCGTCGGCGGCGGGCACGCTGTCGAACCCCAAAATGGCCGTTTACGCCGGGTCGAAGTGGGCGCTCATCGGCTGGAGCGACTCGGTGCGGCTCGAGCTGGTGAAGGCGGGGCACGAGCGGGTCAAGGTCACGACGTTTGCCCCCAGCTACATTCGCACGGGCATGTTCGAGGGCGCACGCGGCCCCGTGCTCACTCCGCTCATGGAGCCTGATTTCGCCGTGAAGAAGGCGTGGAAGGCCATGCTTCGCGGCACCCCAATGCTGCTGTTGCCGTGGTCGGTGAACCTGTCCAAGGTGGTGCGCGGGCTGCTGCCGACGCGGGCGTGGGATGTTGTGGGCGGCAAGTGGTTTGGCGTCTACAAGTCCATGGATGAGTTCACGGGGCGCCCCGGCGCGTAG
- a CDS encoding GuaB3 family IMP dehydrogenase-related protein: MQEIEIGRAKRSRRVYAFDDIAIVPNRRTRDPQDVSVSWSIDAFTFETPILAAPMDSVMSPATAIRVGQLGGLGVLDLEGLWTRYENPEPLLEEIRTLPEDEATRRMQQIYSEPLKPELVTQRLAEIREAGVTVAGALSPQRTQELYKTVVAAGVDVFVIRGTTVSAEHVSQNQEPLNLKKFIYELDVPVIVGGAAGYTPALHLMRTGAAGVLVGFGGGAASTTRASLGIHAPMATAVADVAGARRDYMDESGGRYVHVIADGGLGTSGDIVKAIAMGADAVMLGTTLARATDVPGGGYHWGAESHHLELPRGNRVEVGQIAPLEQIFYGPSETADGKANLVGALKRSMATTGYSDLKEFQRVDVVVSPYVPH; encoded by the coding sequence GTGCAGGAAATTGAGATCGGCCGCGCTAAGCGGTCACGCCGGGTATACGCATTCGATGACATCGCGATCGTGCCGAACCGGCGCACGCGCGACCCACAAGACGTGTCGGTGTCGTGGTCGATTGACGCCTTCACTTTTGAGACGCCCATCCTCGCGGCTCCCATGGACTCCGTTATGTCGCCGGCCACCGCGATCCGCGTCGGTCAGCTCGGCGGTCTCGGCGTGCTCGATCTCGAGGGGCTGTGGACTCGCTACGAGAACCCCGAGCCTTTGCTGGAAGAGATCCGCACCCTGCCCGAAGACGAGGCAACCCGTCGAATGCAGCAGATCTACTCGGAGCCTCTCAAGCCGGAGCTCGTGACGCAGCGCCTCGCTGAGATCCGTGAGGCCGGCGTCACGGTAGCCGGCGCGTTGTCGCCGCAGCGCACCCAGGAGCTCTACAAGACCGTGGTTGCGGCCGGTGTCGACGTGTTCGTCATCCGGGGCACGACGGTCAGCGCCGAGCATGTCTCCCAGAACCAGGAGCCGCTCAACCTCAAGAAGTTCATCTACGAGCTCGATGTGCCCGTCATCGTTGGTGGCGCTGCTGGCTACACGCCCGCCCTCCACCTCATGCGCACGGGTGCTGCCGGTGTGCTCGTCGGCTTCGGCGGTGGGGCGGCCTCCACCACCCGCGCGAGCCTCGGCATTCACGCTCCCATGGCTACCGCGGTTGCGGATGTCGCTGGCGCTCGTCGCGACTATATGGACGAATCCGGCGGACGCTATGTGCACGTCATCGCCGACGGTGGTCTCGGCACCAGCGGAGACATCGTCAAGGCCATCGCGATGGGGGCCGACGCTGTCATGCTCGGCACCACGCTGGCGCGCGCGACGGATGTTCCGGGTGGCGGGTACCACTGGGGCGCCGAGTCGCACCATCTCGAACTGCCGCGCGGCAACCGCGTCGAGGTCGGTCAGATTGCCCCGCTCGAGCAAATCTTCTACGGCCCGTCCGAGACCGCGGACGGCAAGGCCAACCTGGTTGGTGCGCTTAAGCGTTCGATGGCGACAACGGGCTACTCCGACCTCAAAGAGTTTCAGCGCGTCGACGTGGTCGTGTCGCCCTACGTTCCCCACTAA